The proteins below come from a single Gossypium raimondii isolate GPD5lz chromosome 2, ASM2569854v1, whole genome shotgun sequence genomic window:
- the LOC128034134 gene encoding uncharacterized protein LOC128034134: MESTALNGRMARWKILLSEFDIVYVNQKVVKGSAIVDFLASRALEDYEPLNFNFPNEDLMYVATAEESFQEGGHWKLNFDRASNAIACIMGIRAAIERKIKVLEVYGDSALVICQLKGEWETRDPKLVRYRNLVLELIEEFDSVTFCYLPRDENQMADALATLASMFKVNEPENMKPIQISIHEAPALCYNLDDEEEKG, encoded by the exons ATGGAGTCGACCGCTCTGAATGGGAGAATGGCCCGATGGAAAATTCTTCTATCTGAATTTGATATAGTCTATGTGAACCAGAAGGTGgtaaaagggagtgcaatagtgGATTTCCTGGCAAGTAGAGCTCTGGAAGATTACGAGCCACTAAACTTCAATTTCCCAAATgaggatttgatgtatgttgcaACTGCAGAAGAAAGTTTTCAAGAAGGTGGTCATTGGAAGCTGAATTTTGACAGAGCTTCGAATGCTATAG cttgcattatGGGCATCCGGGCAGCCATAGAGCGGAAAATTAAGGTGCTAGAGGTATACGGAGACTCTGCATTAGTAATTTGCCAGCtcaaaggggaatgggaaacgagagaCCCGAAATTAGTCCGCTATCGAAATTTGGTCTTGGAATTGATTGAGGAATTTGACAGTGTCACcttttgttatctcccacgagatgaaAACCAGATGGCAGATGCTTTGGCAACTCTAGCCTCTATGTTTAAAGTAAACGAACCAGAAAATATGAAGCCTATTCAGATCAGCATTCATGAGGCTCCAGCACTTTGTTACAACCTTGACGATGAAGAGGAAAAAGGATGA
- the LOC128034137 gene encoding uncharacterized protein LOC128034137, with protein sequence MQPPYPKWYNANAQCEYHAGTKGHSIENCTAFKKLVENFINLGIVKIGDSSGPNIAGNPLPNHDDKGVNTRTENGGRRVKANVAEIKNPLKWVWKQMVKGGLIKQDSIERPEGARKFCKFHAKEGHNIQKCTEFRTIVQSLMDNKELEFYEEIKGLEKGEVYASEEGSAGQTQKANHPVVIISKPMNEEFGIQIAPKVIIQKPVSFSYKDSKKVHWNYNVNVTIPGKESLVNASEEKEGFYTRSGKRYDPANARVESGKEKALVVELGKVKTDKVESHVNQPVNENEAREFLKFLKHNKYSMVEQLHKQSARISMLELLLSSEIHRNALIKVLNETYVTNDISVNKLDQLVNNISADNFIFFNDDEISLGGRGATKALHITTRCGEYMLSGVLIDNGSALNVLPLSTLSRLPVDSSHMKSCQNIVRAFDGTERRVMGRIEIPLSIGPNTYEVDFLVMDIKPSYNCLLGRPWIHSAGAVPSSLHQKLKLLTEGQLITINAKEDIIASVTSDAPYLGTDDKAVECSF encoded by the coding sequence ATGCAACCTCCATACCCTAAGTGGTATAACGCAAACGCCCAATGCGAGTATCACGCAGGGACTAAGGGGCACTCGATTGAGAACTGCACTGCATTCAAGAagttagttgaaaattttatcaatttggggATCGTAAAGATTGGTGACTCATCAGGGCCAAACATAGCAGGGAATCCATTGCCCAATCATGATGATAAAGGGGTGAACACGAGAACTGAGAATGGAGGAAGGAGAGTCAAAGCCAACGTAGCAGAGATAAAGAACCCCCTTAAATGGGTTTGGAAACAAATGGTGAAAGGAGGTCTCATCAAGCAAGATTCAATAGAAAGGCCCGAAGGAGCAAGGAAGTTTTGTAAGTTCCACGCAAAAGAAGGCCATAACATCCAAAAATGCACTGAGTTCAGAACCATAGTGCAAAGCTTAATGGATAACAAAGAGTTGGAGTTTTATGAAGAGATCAAGGGACTAGAAAAGGGAGAAGTTTATGCTTCAGAGGAAGGATCTGCAGGACAAACCCAAAAGGCTAATCATCCAGTGGTGATTATTTCAAAGCCAATGAACGAAGAATTTGGAATACAAATTGCGCCAAAGGTCATAATCCAAAAACCTGTATCCTTTTCTTACAAGGATAGCAAAAAAGTTCATTGGAATTACAACGTCAATGTGACGATTCCAGGAAAAGAGAGCTTGGTAAATGCTTCAGAAGAGAAGGAAGGATTCTATACACGAAGTGGAAAACGCTATGATCCGGCAAATGCAAGAGTGGAATCTGGAAAAGAAAAAGCCTTAGTAGTTGAGCTGGGAAAAGTAAAAACAGACAAAGTTGAATCGCATGTCAATCAGCCGGTAAATGAAAATGAGGCTAgagaatttctaaaattcttgaAGCATAACAAGTACAGCATGGTAGAACAATTACATAAGCAATCGGCTCGTATCTCTATGCTTGAGTTGCTTCTAAGTTCAGAGATACATCGTAATGCGTTGATTAAGgtgctaaatgaaacttatgtcaCTAATGATATCTCAGTGAATAAGTTGGACCAATTGGTTAATAATATAAGTGCcgacaatttcattttctttaatgatgatgaaatatcgCTGGGAGGGAGAGGAGCCACCAAAGCCTTACATATAACCACTCGTTGCGGGGAGTATATGTTGTCGGGTGTGCTAATTGATAATGGATCAGCCCTGAATGTTTTACCCCTATCCACCTTAAGCAGGTTACCAGTGGATAGCTCTCACATGAAATCATGCCAGAATATAGTGAGGGCATTTGATGGTACCGAAAGGAGGGTGATGGGAAGAATAGAAATACCCCTCTCGATTGGCCCGAATACATACGAGGTGGACTTCCTAGTGATGGATATCAAGCCTTCGTATAATTGCTTGTTGGGAAGACCCTGGATTCATTCAGCAGGGGCGGTGCCATCATCATTGCACCAGAAGTTGAAATTGTTAACAGAAGGCCAATTGATTACGATTAATGCTAAGGAAGACATCATTGCATCAGTAACCAGTGACGCACCATACTTGGGAACAGATGATAAGGCGGTTGAATGTTCTTTTTGA
- the LOC105789650 gene encoding uncharacterized protein LOC105789650, whose amino-acid sequence MSNAWKLTHRMKRFTVGAMITPEYNGWWSKRINDNIPEPSHEGSQLIEEHLRVVPSELQILKQDFERRNAELEKQIEQIKEEKINLRLDVDVQKLEAERLKKGKARAEENLDSLKTDYKKLRLSMRTARLGKTSELWRKEIQQEKNKADEWERRFQEIQAQNETLKRSLSENQKEKGS is encoded by the coding sequence ATGTCCAACGCTTGGAAACTAACTCACCGGATGAAAAGATTTACCGTTGGGGCAATGATAACTCCTGAATATAATGGGTGGTGGAGTAAGAGGATTAACGATAATATTCCCGAGCCAAGTCACGAAGGCAGTCAGTTAATAGAGGAGCATTTACGGGTCGTCCCTTCTGAACTACAAATATTAAAGCAAGactttgaaagaagaaatgcaGAGTTGGAAAAGCAGATAGAGcaaataaaggaagaaaaaataaacttaagatTGGATGTAGATGTTCAGAAGCTTGAGGCGGAGCGATTAAAAAAGGGGAAAGCTAGGGCTGAAGAAAATCTTGATAGTTTGAAAACAGATTATAAGAAGTTACGATTATCAATGAGGACTGCCAGGTTGGGAAAGACTTCTGAGCTGTGGCGTAAGGAGATTCAACAAGAAAAGAATAAGGCTGATGAATGGGAAAGGAGGTTCCAAGAAATTCAAGCACAGAACGAGACTCTAAAGAGGAGTTTGTCAGagaatcaaaaggaaaaagggaGCTAG